One genomic region from Bacillus sp. SLBN-46 encodes:
- a CDS encoding DUF4912 domain-containing protein: MIEEIIKLRGDGLSFPRIASVLNTTVGKVQYRWNKWIDHSDEIHSNVQKTTGKKSANSQIAPDQIPLKGELKAKLVSPRKIILFWEVSEIPKKIIELFFKKRFEELVTVIRVYDVTDITFNGKNAHHFYEIPVSYQSGHWIIKGLIPNRNFVAELGIYFSDQNFFPLLRSNCIQTPQSQIVSGYEGNSNLYLKVQEYEEKPPKWTEHVSTYSYYVETTNNLEEKNE; this comes from the coding sequence ATGATTGAGGAAATAATTAAATTACGAGGGGACGGGCTATCGTTTCCAAGAATTGCTTCAGTACTTAATACAACGGTTGGTAAAGTTCAATATAGATGGAATAAATGGATAGATCACTCGGATGAAATTCATTCAAATGTCCAAAAAACCACTGGTAAGAAGTCCGCTAATAGCCAAATTGCACCTGATCAAATTCCTCTTAAGGGTGAATTGAAGGCAAAACTTGTTTCCCCTCGAAAAATTATTCTTTTCTGGGAAGTTTCCGAAATACCGAAGAAAATAATTGAACTATTTTTCAAGAAAAGGTTTGAGGAGCTCGTAACGGTTATCCGTGTGTATGACGTAACAGATATTACGTTTAATGGAAAAAATGCACACCATTTTTATGAAATACCCGTTTCTTATCAAAGTGGACATTGGATAATAAAAGGCCTAATACCCAATAGGAATTTTGTTGCAGAATTAGGAATTTATTTTTCAGATCAAAACTTTTTCCCTCTTCTTCGGTCTAATTGCATTCAAACCCCTCAATCCCAGATAGTGAGTGGGTATGAAGGGAACTCTAATCTTTACTTGAAGGTTCAAGAATATGAAGAGAAACCGCCAAAGTGGACGGAACATGTAAGTACGTATAGCTATTATGTTGAAACAACAAACAACTTGGAGGAGAAAAATGAATAA
- a CDS encoding glycosyltransferase family 4 protein — protein sequence MNKTFSQQDEANKPANNWQLKILMLCWEYPPNIVGGLSRHVAGLSAELAALGHEVHVLTAGTDQLPAFETMSGVHVHRVQPINNRDEHFFPWIGGLNLAMAFKAERLSEEITFDLLHAHDWLVGASAIVLKDTLGVPLLTTIHATEHGRNNGIYNEMQQFIHEKEQQLISESDHIIVCSEYMRDELLSIFKETYVNIAVIPNGIELVAPNQALNEIFPGLKNGKYIFSLGRIVKEKGFETIIEAAAIAKDEGLDYRFIIAGKGPMLEAYRQHISTRQLESHVQFIGFITDEQRNVLIQESELAVIPSLYEPFGIVALETMTFGKPTIVSNTGGMKGIVKHLQTGLLMVPGDARSLLEQISFLHNNPKKAQEIGEKGRQIVKSLYGWKRIASETSRVMEDLLLSERINKSEEEGQGRQIIRK from the coding sequence ATGAATAAGACATTTTCTCAACAAGATGAGGCTAATAAGCCCGCAAATAATTGGCAATTAAAAATCTTAATGCTGTGCTGGGAGTATCCACCGAATATTGTTGGCGGACTCTCGAGGCATGTAGCTGGTTTATCCGCTGAATTGGCAGCACTTGGTCATGAAGTTCATGTATTAACGGCTGGGACGGACCAACTTCCTGCGTTTGAAACCATGAGTGGTGTGCATGTTCATCGAGTTCAGCCAATTAATAATCGTGATGAGCATTTTTTCCCCTGGATAGGCGGCTTAAATTTGGCCATGGCCTTTAAGGCTGAAAGATTATCAGAAGAGATTACATTTGATTTACTACATGCACATGATTGGCTTGTAGGGGCATCTGCTATTGTTTTAAAGGATACCCTTGGTGTCCCATTATTAACGACCATTCACGCAACTGAGCATGGTAGAAATAATGGGATTTACAATGAAATGCAGCAATTTATACATGAGAAGGAACAACAGTTAATTTCTGAATCTGATCATATTATTGTTTGCAGTGAATACATGAGGGATGAACTCCTTTCTATATTTAAAGAAACATATGTGAATATAGCTGTTATTCCAAATGGAATTGAGTTAGTGGCACCAAATCAAGCCTTAAATGAGATTTTCCCGGGACTAAAGAACGGAAAATATATATTTTCCTTAGGGAGAATTGTAAAGGAAAAGGGTTTTGAAACAATCATAGAGGCAGCTGCAATTGCCAAAGATGAAGGATTAGATTATCGGTTTATTATTGCTGGAAAGGGGCCAATGCTTGAGGCATATCGCCAGCATATTTCAACCCGGCAATTAGAGAGTCACGTCCAATTTATTGGCTTCATTACAGATGAACAAAGGAATGTCTTGATTCAAGAAAGTGAGTTGGCGGTGATACCAAGTTTATACGAACCTTTTGGTATTGTTGCATTGGAAACAATGACCTTCGGTAAACCAACGATTGTTTCCAATACCGGAGGCATGAAAGGAATAGTTAAGCACCTCCAAACAGGGTTATTGATGGTTCCGGGAGATGCACGAAGCTTACTGGAGCAAATTAGCTTTTTACATAATAACCCTAAGAAAGCACAAGAAATTGGAGAAAAGGGAAGACAAATTGTAAAGAGCTTGTATGGTTGGAAACGAA